Proteins from one Mycobacterium adipatum genomic window:
- a CDS encoding o-succinylbenzoate synthase, with translation MQTLIDLDTAPVFAIPFRDGATTHEGVLVEGPQGWGEFSPPPGCPDRLLVRWLTAATEPGTVGWPDARRGRVPVAVTVPATNPERAYDLVTASGCRTACVEVADPAGTPADDVARVAAVRDALGPDGRIRCDAKGRWSVDAAATAIPVLDHAAGGLEFVQQPCRHTAELAALRGRVDVPIAIHESLEQSLGDPALTQAADIAVLHCGSLGGARRALRIAESCGLPCTVTSGIETSIGVAAGVALAGALPDLPYAGTLGSGTLLDGDLVADSRRLIPDDGFLPVAPMSPAPLPELLDRYTVSDPDRIRWWRSRLESAIAQ, from the coding sequence GTGCAGACGCTGATCGACCTGGACACCGCACCGGTGTTCGCCATCCCCTTCCGCGACGGCGCCACCACACACGAAGGCGTCCTGGTGGAGGGACCGCAGGGCTGGGGGGAGTTCAGCCCACCGCCTGGCTGCCCCGACCGTCTGCTGGTGCGTTGGCTGACCGCGGCCACCGAGCCCGGCACCGTCGGGTGGCCGGATGCCCGACGCGGACGGGTACCGGTGGCCGTGACCGTGCCCGCAACGAACCCGGAACGCGCCTATGACCTGGTGACGGCATCCGGTTGCCGGACGGCGTGCGTCGAGGTCGCCGATCCGGCCGGCACACCCGCCGATGACGTTGCCCGTGTCGCGGCAGTGCGCGACGCGCTGGGCCCGGACGGTCGCATCCGCTGTGACGCCAAGGGCAGGTGGTCGGTCGATGCCGCGGCAACCGCCATCCCGGTGCTCGATCACGCGGCAGGGGGGCTCGAGTTCGTCCAGCAGCCGTGCCGGCACACCGCGGAACTCGCCGCGCTACGAGGGCGGGTCGATGTTCCGATCGCCATCCACGAATCTCTGGAGCAGTCGTTGGGGGATCCCGCGCTGACCCAGGCCGCCGATATCGCCGTTCTGCACTGCGGGTCGCTGGGCGGCGCGCGGCGGGCACTGCGGATCGCCGAGTCATGCGGGTTGCCGTGCACCGTCACCTCGGGCATCGAAACGAGCATCGGTGTGGCGGCCGGAGTGGCATTGGCCGGCGCCCTGCCGGACCTGCCGTACGCCGGCACCCTGGGATCCGGCACGCTGCTGGACGGGGATCTGGTGGCCGACTCCCGCAGACTGATTCCCGACGACGGCTTTCTACCGGTTGCGCCCATGTCGCCGGCTCCGTTGCCGGAGTTGCTGGACCGGTATACGGTGTCCGATCCGGACAGAATCCGGTGGTGGCGGTCACGGCTGGAAAGCGCAATTGCACAATGA
- the tpx gene encoding thiol peroxidase — translation MAQITLKGNPINTVGELPAVGSSAPAFTLTGTDLGAVSSDQFSGKPVLLNIFPSVDTPVCATSVRTFNERAAAGGATVLNVSKDLPFAQSRFCGAEGIENVVTASAFRDSFGDDYGITITDGPMAGLLGRAVVVIGADGNVAYAELVPEIAQEPDYDAALAALK, via the coding sequence ATGGCACAGATCACCCTCAAGGGAAACCCCATCAACACCGTTGGCGAGCTGCCGGCTGTCGGCTCGTCCGCCCCGGCCTTCACCCTGACCGGCACCGACCTCGGCGCGGTCAGCAGTGACCAGTTCAGCGGCAAGCCTGTGCTGCTCAACATCTTCCCGTCGGTGGACACCCCGGTGTGCGCCACCAGCGTGCGAACCTTCAACGAGCGCGCCGCCGCCGGTGGAGCGACCGTGCTCAACGTGTCCAAGGACCTGCCGTTCGCGCAGAGTCGCTTCTGCGGTGCGGAGGGCATCGAGAACGTGGTGACCGCCTCGGCGTTCCGGGACAGCTTCGGAGACGACTACGGGATCACCATCACCGATGGCCCGATGGCGGGTCTGCTCGGCCGGGCCGTCGTGGTCATCGGCGCCGACGGCAACGTCGCCTACGCGGAGCTGGTGCCCGAGATTGCCCAGGAGCCTGACTACGATGCCGCGCTCGCCGCTCTGAAGTAA
- a CDS encoding HNH endonuclease signature motif containing protein, producing the protein MFDRVGLAEMGDEALVSALTAATRAEAMAAAERLALIGEVIARQCDGEDDDHAHQVIDGWAWAQAQVAAACNLNPYAASKQMRIAQALRDRLPRTAALLASGTVSATVIDAITWRTHLVEDTDALALIDTAIAAEAGEYGAHSEKQLITAVDVWVEKFDPDAVVRSRRAAKDLYVEFDDKDDPNGVASFWGRLRVTDTKVLEQRLNALADTVCPNDPRRRGELRAAALAALGAVGPTLERLTCACGNPDCEGSGKDPRAGAVTIYALADQIPAAGQDTPQQGVAGAAGSPESQPDTETVPESGGDSEPQTPAAESDPAAPAACNPSPAVMLDGAIIPAHLLAELATGGAKVQPLTEIAALPTEPRYRPSAALTAFVRMRAMTCSFPGCSRAAHRCDLDHLIPWPAGATHPANLAPLCRLHHMLKTFSGWEPTAKPDGSMHWHAPTGNTYTKAPGAAILFPHRNIHTPVPRRRAITLLDDTDRHTVRTRTTMPVRPRTHAQDRAQRIKAERAHNATARALEHTHSDSDPPF; encoded by the coding sequence ATGTTCGATAGGGTCGGGTTGGCGGAGATGGGCGATGAGGCGCTCGTGTCCGCGTTGACGGCCGCGACCCGGGCCGAGGCGATGGCGGCCGCGGAGCGGTTGGCGTTGATCGGTGAGGTGATCGCCCGCCAGTGCGATGGCGAGGACGATGATCACGCCCATCAGGTGATCGACGGGTGGGCCTGGGCGCAAGCGCAGGTGGCGGCGGCCTGCAACCTGAACCCGTATGCGGCGTCCAAGCAGATGCGCATCGCCCAAGCGTTGCGTGACCGGCTGCCCCGCACCGCCGCCCTGCTCGCGTCGGGGACAGTGTCGGCGACGGTGATCGATGCCATCACCTGGCGCACCCACCTCGTCGAGGACACGGATGCGCTGGCCCTGATCGACACCGCGATCGCCGCCGAGGCCGGCGAGTACGGGGCGCATTCGGAAAAGCAGCTGATCACCGCCGTCGACGTGTGGGTGGAGAAATTCGACCCCGACGCCGTCGTGAGGTCTCGTCGGGCCGCCAAGGACCTGTATGTGGAGTTCGACGATAAGGACGACCCGAACGGGGTTGCCTCGTTCTGGGGTCGGCTGCGGGTCACCGACACAAAGGTCCTCGAACAACGGCTCAACGCCCTCGCCGACACCGTCTGCCCGAACGATCCGCGCCGCCGCGGGGAACTGCGGGCGGCCGCGTTGGCCGCGCTGGGGGCGGTCGGCCCCACGTTGGAGCGCCTGACCTGCGCGTGCGGGAACCCCGACTGCGAGGGCAGCGGGAAAGACCCCCGCGCCGGGGCGGTGACGATCTATGCGCTGGCCGATCAGATCCCCGCCGCCGGCCAGGACACACCCCAGCAGGGTGTGGCGGGTGCGGCGGGCAGCCCGGAATCCCAGCCCGACACCGAGACCGTGCCTGAATCCGGCGGTGACTCCGAGCCGCAGACACCGGCCGCGGAATCTGACCCCGCGGCCCCCGCGGCCTGCAATCCCAGCCCCGCAGTGATGCTCGACGGCGCCATCATCCCCGCACACCTACTCGCCGAACTGGCCACCGGGGGCGCCAAGGTACAGCCGCTCACCGAGATCGCCGCCCTGCCCACCGAACCCCGATACCGGCCCTCGGCCGCGCTGACCGCGTTCGTCCGGATGCGCGCCATGACCTGCTCATTTCCTGGCTGCAGCCGGGCAGCGCACCGCTGCGATCTGGATCATCTGATCCCGTGGCCGGCCGGGGCCACCCACCCCGCCAACCTGGCCCCGCTATGTCGTCTGCACCATATGCTCAAAACGTTCAGCGGCTGGGAACCCACCGCGAAACCCGACGGCAGCATGCACTGGCACGCACCCACCGGGAATACCTACACCAAGGCTCCCGGTGCGGCAATCCTGTTCCCGCACCGGAACATCCACACACCCGTCCCCCGCAGACGCGCGATCACCCTCCTCGACGACACCGATCGCCACACCGTCCGCACCCGAACGACAATGCCGGTCCGCCCCCGCACCCACGCCCAAGACCGCGCCCAACGCATCAAAGCCGAACGAGCACACAACGCCACCGCCCGCGCCCTCGAACACACCCACAGCGACAGCGACCCGCCCTTCTGA
- a CDS encoding cytochrome P450, translating to MTSVSEPAVLLGQALAPSNRVDPYPAYRALREHGPLQIPEISLTVLTSYADCDAAIRHPASSSDRMKSAIAQRQIAAGEEPRPFGLAGLVDKRRTPAFLFLDPPDHTRLRKLVAKAFAPRVINELRNEIVATVDGLLDTAEERGEFDAVSGLAYPVAVAVICRLLGVPVEDEPKFGHASTLLAQTVDPFLTATGDVPEGFTDRIEAGKWLRKYFRELISRRRSSPGDDLISAMIAVEESGDQLSEDEIISTCNLLLIAGHESTVSLMATSVLAMLRDRTQWTALGADPSRALRVIEETLRFDPPAQLLGRVAAEEMKLGDTVIPEGDTIIVLLAAAHRDPLVNENPDVFDPDRANIRHLGFGHGAHFCLGAPLVRLEASIALSAVTRRFPQAVLGGDPQYKPNVTLRGMLSLPVSVTG from the coding sequence ATGACTTCGGTGTCCGAACCGGCGGTCCTGTTGGGGCAGGCCCTTGCTCCGTCGAACCGTGTCGACCCCTACCCGGCGTATCGCGCGTTGCGTGAACACGGTCCGCTGCAGATTCCCGAGATCAGTCTGACCGTATTGACTTCCTACGCCGATTGCGATGCCGCGATTCGGCATCCGGCCTCGTCCAGTGACCGGATGAAATCCGCCATTGCGCAACGCCAGATCGCCGCCGGTGAGGAACCCCGACCGTTCGGGCTGGCCGGCCTGGTCGACAAGCGCCGCACCCCGGCATTCCTGTTCCTGGATCCACCGGACCACACCCGGCTGCGCAAGCTGGTGGCCAAGGCGTTCGCACCGCGGGTGATCAACGAGCTGCGCAACGAGATCGTCGCGACCGTCGACGGACTGTTGGATACCGCGGAGGAGCGCGGCGAATTCGATGCGGTCAGCGGCCTTGCCTACCCGGTTGCGGTGGCGGTGATCTGCCGGTTGCTCGGCGTGCCGGTCGAGGATGAACCCAAATTCGGGCACGCGTCCACCCTGCTCGCCCAGACCGTCGATCCCTTCCTGACGGCGACCGGCGATGTGCCCGAGGGGTTCACCGATCGCATCGAGGCCGGCAAGTGGCTCCGCAAGTATTTCCGCGAGCTGATCAGCCGGCGCCGCAGCAGCCCCGGCGACGATTTGATCTCCGCGATGATCGCGGTGGAGGAATCCGGCGACCAGCTCAGCGAGGACGAGATCATCTCGACCTGCAACCTGCTGTTGATCGCCGGACACGAGTCGACGGTGAGTCTGATGGCGACCTCGGTGCTGGCGATGCTGCGGGACCGTACGCAGTGGACGGCGTTGGGGGCCGATCCGTCGCGGGCACTGCGCGTCATCGAGGAGACGTTGCGCTTCGACCCGCCCGCTCAGCTGTTGGGCCGGGTAGCCGCCGAGGAGATGAAGCTCGGGGACACCGTGATCCCCGAGGGCGACACCATCATCGTGCTGCTGGCCGCCGCGCACCGCGATCCGTTGGTCAATGAGAATCCGGATGTCTTCGATCCCGACCGGGCCAATATCAGACACCTCGGTTTCGGGCACGGCGCCCACTTCTGTCTGGGTGCGCCGCTGGTCCGCCTGGAAGCCTCGATCGCATTGTCCGCGGTGACAAGGCGATTCCCGCAGGCTGTGCTCGGCGGTGACCCTCAGTACAAGCCGAACGTGACGTTGCGCGGGATGTTGTCGTTGCCGGTCAGTGTGACGGGCTGA
- the ripD gene encoding NlpC/P60 family peptidoglycan-binding protein RipD: MRRFCALLLGLAVLTVTPGVASADPFNTRPARNQQAVDYVIARALSQRGVPFTYGGGDANGPTRGVVRETPAEPAAAAIPGGVPGLNFPGLAPPAPAASPLTPSVPAVPDPAANVVGFDASGIIVYAFAGVGVKLPRSSGEMYKVGQKVLPAQALPGDLIFFGPEGTQSVALFVGNGQMLEAGDSGVTVSPVRTASMTPYLVRIIA; the protein is encoded by the coding sequence ATGAGACGCTTCTGTGCCCTGCTGCTCGGCCTGGCTGTGTTGACAGTGACTCCTGGTGTCGCCTCGGCTGATCCGTTCAATACCCGTCCTGCCCGCAATCAGCAGGCGGTCGACTATGTGATTGCGCGGGCGCTGTCCCAGCGCGGCGTGCCTTTCACCTACGGTGGCGGCGATGCCAACGGCCCCACCCGCGGCGTCGTCCGCGAAACGCCCGCCGAACCTGCCGCCGCCGCCATTCCCGGCGGGGTTCCGGGTCTGAACTTCCCCGGGTTGGCTCCGCCGGCCCCCGCGGCATCGCCGCTCACCCCGAGTGTTCCGGCGGTCCCGGATCCGGCCGCCAACGTCGTGGGTTTCGACGCCTCGGGCATCATCGTCTATGCCTTCGCCGGGGTCGGCGTGAAGTTGCCGCGGTCATCGGGGGAGATGTACAAGGTCGGCCAGAAGGTACTGCCCGCCCAGGCACTGCCCGGAGATCTGATCTTCTTCGGCCCGGAGGGCACGCAGAGCGTGGCGTTGTTCGTGGGCAACGGGCAGATGCTGGAGGCCGGCGACTCGGGTGTCACGGTGTCGCCCGTGCGGACCGCGTCGATGACTCCCTACCTGGTTCGCATCATCGCCTGA
- a CDS encoding Rv0518 family GDSL lipase yields the protein MRRVAVVVVSLALLIAGVPPSAPSVQLAGRESTLSRIAVISDSYTTGTDLGGLGVNGWPSLAWRILAEEGRPVAADVAAEGRAGYGVRGDHNSTFGDLTARAVRPDDAVVVFFGSRNDQPVDAIEVAGLARNAFELARRRAPTARFLVIGPPWPTADVPVRIMQIRDALAIVAQASGARFVDPLVERWFVGRPELIGVDGVHPTDSGHRYIAERIAGLIAAELPAAR from the coding sequence GTGCGCCGTGTGGCCGTGGTGGTGGTCTCGCTCGCTCTGTTGATCGCCGGGGTTCCGCCGAGTGCACCATCGGTGCAGCTCGCGGGGCGGGAGTCGACGCTCAGCAGAATCGCGGTGATCAGCGACTCATACACCACCGGTACCGATCTCGGTGGTCTCGGCGTCAACGGGTGGCCGTCCTTGGCTTGGCGGATCCTGGCCGAGGAGGGCAGGCCGGTGGCGGCCGATGTGGCGGCGGAGGGGCGTGCCGGCTACGGCGTGCGCGGTGATCACAACAGCACCTTCGGTGATCTGACCGCGCGGGCGGTCCGACCCGATGACGCCGTCGTGGTGTTCTTCGGATCCCGTAACGACCAGCCGGTCGACGCGATCGAGGTGGCCGGATTGGCCAGGAACGCTTTCGAACTTGCGCGACGCCGAGCGCCGACCGCTCGCTTCCTGGTGATCGGGCCCCCGTGGCCCACGGCCGATGTGCCGGTCCGGATCATGCAGATCCGCGATGCCCTGGCGATCGTCGCCCAGGCCTCGGGGGCCAGGTTCGTCGATCCGCTCGTCGAACGCTGGTTCGTCGGCAGGCCCGAACTGATCGGGGTCGACGGGGTGCATCCCACCGACAGCGGCCATCGCTACATTGCCGAGCGCATCGCCGGGCTCATCGCGGCGGAGCTGCCCGCGGCACGTTAG
- a CDS encoding aminoglycoside phosphotransferase family protein produces MIVLPDGVLAMAGRGPAWQRWVDELPTSVSSQIQEWQLTADGAAQHGFCSIVLPVRTADRTPAMLKVAFPDDESEHEHLALRRWDGKGTVRLLRANPYRRAMLLERLHARNLNDVWDLEACEIVAGLYRRIHVPAPPQLRPLAGYIERWSADLAALPRSAALPHRLVEQALTLSADLVSDPASTGTLIHGDLHYENVLAADREPWLVIDPKPMSGDPHYEIAPMLWDRWGELAGYVREGVRRRFYTVAEAAGLDVDRARAWVIVRTMHNAMWELTENETPDAKWLTTCVTVAKAVQE; encoded by the coding sequence GTGATCGTGCTGCCCGACGGGGTCCTCGCGATGGCCGGCCGCGGACCCGCATGGCAGCGCTGGGTCGACGAGCTCCCCACGTCCGTGAGCAGCCAGATCCAGGAGTGGCAGCTCACCGCCGACGGCGCGGCACAACACGGATTCTGCTCGATCGTCCTGCCGGTCCGGACCGCGGACAGGACTCCGGCCATGCTCAAGGTCGCCTTTCCCGATGATGAGTCCGAGCACGAACACCTTGCACTGCGCCGCTGGGACGGCAAGGGAACCGTCCGGCTGCTGCGTGCGAACCCGTACCGCCGCGCGATGCTGCTAGAGCGGCTGCATGCGCGAAATCTCAATGACGTCTGGGATCTCGAGGCGTGCGAGATCGTGGCAGGTCTGTATCGCCGGATCCATGTTCCGGCACCACCCCAGCTGCGCCCGCTGGCCGGATACATCGAGAGGTGGAGCGCAGACCTCGCGGCCCTGCCACGCAGTGCCGCGCTGCCGCACCGTCTGGTCGAACAGGCGCTCACCCTGAGCGCCGATCTGGTCTCGGACCCGGCGAGCACCGGGACGCTCATCCATGGCGATCTGCACTACGAGAATGTCCTGGCCGCCGACCGCGAGCCATGGCTGGTCATCGACCCCAAGCCGATGAGCGGCGATCCGCACTACGAGATCGCACCGATGCTGTGGGACCGCTGGGGTGAGCTCGCCGGTTACGTCCGCGAAGGTGTGCGGCGCCGTTTCTACACCGTGGCCGAGGCCGCCGGATTGGACGTCGACCGCGCGCGGGCGTGGGTGATCGTACGGACGATGCACAACGCGATGTGGGAACTCACCGAGAACGAGACGCCGGACGCGAAATGGCTGACCACCTGCGTGACCGTCGCCAAGGCGGTCCAGGAATAG
- a CDS encoding DUF4334 domain-containing protein — protein sequence MLAEDVLPTVPTTTTEALAAFDAAPGVDPEFMIGTWHGAELPTAHPMDGLLAASGWWGKQFVDAETVHPLLFPKDGGTALWALNPVLAFGGLGIATKVPLVRNLSLVQPISALRPALRTKAPKARLRTTRYRGIDSATMIYDNLPINDVFRKISEDTVIGAMDYRGGTRPYFFVLQRDDSLPVE from the coding sequence ATGCTTGCCGAGGATGTGCTGCCCACCGTGCCGACCACCACCACAGAAGCGCTGGCCGCCTTCGACGCCGCCCCCGGTGTCGATCCCGAGTTCATGATCGGCACGTGGCATGGCGCCGAACTGCCGACCGCGCACCCGATGGACGGATTGCTGGCCGCCAGCGGCTGGTGGGGAAAGCAGTTCGTCGACGCCGAGACGGTGCATCCGTTGCTGTTCCCGAAAGACGGCGGGACCGCGTTGTGGGCCCTGAACCCCGTGTTGGCCTTCGGCGGTCTCGGGATCGCCACCAAGGTGCCGCTGGTGCGCAACCTGTCGCTCGTGCAGCCCATCTCGGCATTGCGACCCGCGTTGCGGACCAAGGCGCCCAAGGCCCGGCTGCGCACCACCCGCTACCGCGGAATCGACAGCGCCACGATGATCTACGACAACCTGCCGATCAACGACGTCTTCCGCAAGATCTCCGAGGACACCGTGATCGGCGCGATGGACTACCGCGGCGGCACCCGCCCCTACTTCTTCGTCCTGCAACGGGACGACTCGCTGCCCGTCGAGTAG
- a CDS encoding alkaline phosphatase family protein, translating into MFVTPRYGTGALADLVPSVLGVLGVAGESDRIGLGLDGVRRVAILLVDGMGAELVAARPEAAPFLADLPARSLTAGFPSTTVASLASLGTGLPGGEHGLVGYLLAVPDHDRLMNPLKWRLMGEGPKVDLLKEVVPEQFQPSATAFERAAADGVVVTQVAPMYQAGSGLTRAALRGGDFRPSFSSGDLVQGVIDALAAGDRSLVYAYHGDLDLTGHVRGPASESWALELQQIDLTIRLITERLPPGSALIVTADHGMVHVGDPVDFDQRADLRAGVRALGGEPRARHVYTDAGAAPDVAAAWREALGTDFTVLTRAEVIGAGWFGPTVLTPVQPRIGDVVVVADGDRAIIRSGAEPLQSRLVGHHGSLTPAEMLVPLYALR; encoded by the coding sequence ATGTTCGTCACTCCGCGGTATGGCACCGGCGCCCTCGCCGATCTGGTCCCATCGGTCCTCGGCGTGCTGGGGGTGGCCGGGGAATCCGACCGGATCGGGCTCGGGCTCGACGGGGTGCGCCGGGTGGCCATCCTGTTGGTCGACGGTATGGGTGCCGAACTTGTCGCGGCCCGACCCGAGGCCGCACCGTTTCTGGCCGACCTGCCGGCGCGCTCGTTGACCGCGGGTTTCCCGAGTACCACGGTGGCAAGCCTGGCGTCGCTGGGTACCGGCTTGCCCGGTGGTGAGCACGGACTTGTCGGTTACCTGCTGGCGGTGCCCGATCATGATCGGCTGATGAACCCGCTGAAATGGCGGCTGATGGGTGAGGGACCCAAGGTTGATCTGCTCAAAGAGGTTGTCCCCGAGCAATTTCAGCCATCGGCGACGGCGTTCGAGAGGGCAGCCGCCGATGGCGTGGTGGTGACCCAGGTAGCGCCGATGTACCAGGCGGGTTCGGGACTGACCCGAGCGGCGTTGCGCGGCGGCGATTTCCGGCCCAGCTTCTCGTCCGGCGACCTGGTGCAGGGGGTGATCGACGCGCTCGCCGCCGGGGACCGCAGCCTCGTCTACGCCTACCACGGCGACCTGGATCTGACCGGACATGTGCGGGGACCGGCATCCGAGTCGTGGGCGCTGGAGCTTCAGCAGATCGACCTGACGATCCGCCTGATCACCGAGCGCTTGCCACCCGGCTCCGCGCTGATCGTCACCGCGGATCACGGCATGGTGCACGTCGGCGATCCGGTGGATTTCGATCAGCGCGCCGACCTGCGTGCCGGTGTGCGCGCATTGGGCGGCGAGCCCCGCGCACGACATGTGTACACCGACGCCGGGGCGGCCCCCGATGTCGCAGCGGCCTGGCGGGAGGCACTGGGCACCGATTTCACGGTCCTGACCCGTGCCGAGGTGATCGGCGCCGGCTGGTTCGGGCCGACCGTGCTGACCCCGGTGCAACCGCGGATCGGCGATGTCGTGGTGGTGGCCGACGGTGACCGCGCCATCATCCGGTCCGGCGCCGAACCGCTGCAGTCCCGGCTCGTCGGACACCACGGTTCGCTGACGCCCGCCGAGATGCTCGTGCCGCTGTACGCGCTTCGGTGA
- a CDS encoding MOSC domain-containing protein, giving the protein MSSVLTVNIAHPRTNPDTLKKPTGIDKRPAPAAVEVRAPGPMRGGLGSGLVGDLVSEQKHHGGDDQAVYAYAREDLDAWESELDRQIGNGVFGENLTTAGIDVTNAVIGERWAVGDGGLVLEVTRPRTPCRTFAKWLEIDGWIKTFTDRGMPGAYLRVITPGPVRAGDSIRILERPDHDVTIAVVFRAMMTDPSLLPALLVAEALPEPLKDKARRRAHA; this is encoded by the coding sequence ATGTCGAGCGTGCTGACAGTCAACATCGCCCACCCGCGCACCAACCCCGATACCTTGAAGAAGCCGACCGGTATCGACAAACGGCCCGCGCCAGCGGCCGTCGAGGTGCGCGCGCCCGGTCCCATGCGGGGCGGGTTGGGCAGCGGACTGGTCGGCGACCTGGTGAGTGAGCAGAAGCACCACGGCGGCGACGACCAGGCCGTGTACGCCTACGCCAGGGAGGATCTCGACGCCTGGGAGAGCGAACTCGACCGTCAGATCGGCAATGGTGTCTTCGGTGAGAACCTGACGACCGCGGGTATCGATGTCACCAACGCGGTCATCGGCGAGCGGTGGGCCGTCGGTGACGGCGGGCTGGTGCTCGAGGTGACCCGGCCCCGTACGCCCTGCCGCACCTTCGCGAAATGGTTGGAGATCGACGGCTGGATCAAGACGTTCACCGATCGCGGCATGCCCGGCGCCTACCTGCGGGTCATCACCCCCGGGCCGGTGCGGGCCGGCGATTCGATCCGGATCCTCGAACGCCCCGACCATGACGTGACGATCGCGGTGGTCTTCCGCGCGATGATGACGGATCCCAGCCTGCTACCCGCATTGCTCGTCGCCGAGGCTCTGCCGGAACCCTTGAAGGACAAGGCGCGCCGTCGCGCGCACGCCTAA